From Terriglobales bacterium, the proteins below share one genomic window:
- a CDS encoding ABC transporter substrate-binding protein, whose amino-acid sequence MPADYSPRRVVSLQPSATVTLADLGLLDRLVACTKYCADVVPEVRSGRAVVADSWTASSAEILAARPDLVLASVPYQAEAVAEILKSGARFLGFAPRTLSDIYGDIAALAGIMHAAERGAAVIARMQADITAVGVRTAGLPRPRVYCEEWGKPLIHSQPWVAELVEAAGGEFLGLAGSHTDALGVAALQPAVIIAAWCGAGDRVPLDKIIRERGWQDLLAAREHRVYCISDELLNTPASTLVAGLHALAAAIHPGLFPMPACGLRRIQSAAEAVVK is encoded by the coding sequence ATGCCGGCGGACTACAGCCCGCGCCGCGTCGTCTCGCTCCAGCCCAGCGCGACGGTCACGCTCGCCGATCTCGGCCTGCTCGACCGCCTCGTGGCCTGCACCAAGTACTGCGCCGACGTTGTGCCCGAAGTCCGCAGTGGCCGCGCCGTGGTCGCCGACTCCTGGACCGCAAGCTCCGCCGAGATCCTCGCTGCCCGGCCCGACCTCGTCCTCGCTTCTGTTCCATACCAGGCCGAAGCCGTCGCCGAGATCCTGAAGTCCGGCGCGCGCTTCCTCGGCTTCGCTCCACGCACGCTCAGCGACATCTACGGCGATATCGCCGCGCTCGCCGGCATCATGCACGCCGCAGAACGCGGCGCCGCAGTCATCGCCCGCATGCAGGCCGACATCACCGCCGTCGGCGTCCGCACCGCCGGTCTGCCGCGCCCGCGCGTGTATTGCGAGGAGTGGGGCAAGCCGCTCATCCACTCGCAGCCCTGGGTCGCGGAACTGGTCGAAGCGGCCGGCGGCGAGTTCCTCGGCCTCGCCGGCTCCCATACCGACGCCCTCGGCGTCGCCGCCTTGCAGCCCGCGGTCATCATCGCGGCCTGGTGCGGCGCCGGCGACCGCGTCCCACTGGACAAGATCATCCGCGAACGCGGCTGGCAGGACCTCCTCGCTGCCCGCGAGCACCGCGTCTACTGCATCTCTGACGAGCTGCTGAACACGCCTGCCTCCACCCTGGTCGCCGGCCTGCACGCGCTCGCCGCCGCCATCCACCCCGGACTCTTCCCGATGCCCGCGTGCGGCCTGCGCCGCATCCAGTCCGCCGCCGAGGCTGTGGTTAAATGA
- a CDS encoding GAF domain-containing protein, whose amino-acid sequence MPAAIKDLVRELDQLAAAAASAEDLMTLIVGRLQERLPHYDWVGFYLVETGKLPGQEDMLVLGPYVGAPTPHTRIPLNQGICGAAVSTGSTIVVDDVHSDPRYLACSLETKSEIVVPIRVRGKIVGELDIDSHTPAAFREEDRKLCEHCAALVGRYLEQTTA is encoded by the coding sequence ATGCCTGCCGCGATTAAAGATCTCGTTCGCGAACTCGACCAGCTCGCGGCTGCCGCCGCTTCCGCCGAAGACCTGATGACGCTGATCGTCGGCCGCCTCCAGGAACGCCTGCCGCACTATGACTGGGTCGGCTTCTACCTGGTCGAGACCGGCAAGCTGCCGGGCCAGGAAGACATGCTGGTCCTCGGCCCCTACGTCGGCGCTCCCACGCCCCACACCCGCATCCCGCTGAACCAGGGGATCTGCGGCGCCGCAGTCTCCACCGGCTCGACCATCGTGGTCGACGACGTCCACTCGGACCCGCGCTACCTCGCTTGTTCTCTCGAGACCAAGTCGGAGATCGTGGTTCCCATCCGGGTGCGCGGCAAGATCGTCGGCGAGCTCGATATCGACAGCCACACGCCCGCCGCCTTCCGCGAGGAGGACCGCAAGCTCTGCGAACACTGCGCTGCCCTCGTCGGCCGCTACCTCGAGCAGACCACCGCATGA
- a CDS encoding Nramp family divalent metal transporter — MRRTFKLWRTRLFFLLAVVGPGFITANVDNDAGGIYTYSFAGARFGYSLLWTVIPMTVALVVIQEMSARMGAVTGKGLSDLIREEFGFRITFFMMAALVVTNFANVVAEFAGVASSMELFHVSKYWSVPIAAAVVWLIVVKGDYKTVEKVFLVASLFYIAYIVAGVLAGPNWIEAAKATVRPPTTALKNSEYVYFIVGIVGATIAPWMQFYLQASVVEKGTTVRQYRAVWADVLVGSIFAPIVAWFIMVACAATLFTHGQFHIAAAADAAQALRPLAGDWAYLLFAAGLFNASLFAASILPLSTAYTVCEGLGLESGIDKKFREAPAFYWLYTFLIVAGAGVILIPDFPLLKITVLSQVLNGILLPFVLIFMLRLVNKEYLMGKHVNSRFYNVIALATIVIMIVLSGVLLFMGFEA, encoded by the coding sequence ATGCGGAGAACGTTCAAGCTGTGGCGCACGCGGCTGTTCTTCCTGCTGGCCGTGGTCGGTCCCGGGTTCATCACCGCCAACGTCGATAACGACGCGGGCGGGATCTACACCTACTCGTTCGCCGGCGCGCGCTTCGGCTACAGCCTGCTGTGGACCGTCATCCCCATGACGGTGGCGCTGGTCGTGATCCAGGAGATGTCGGCGCGCATGGGCGCGGTCACAGGCAAGGGCCTCTCCGACCTGATCCGCGAAGAGTTCGGCTTCCGCATCACCTTCTTCATGATGGCGGCGCTGGTGGTCACGAACTTCGCCAACGTGGTGGCGGAGTTTGCGGGCGTGGCGAGCAGCATGGAACTGTTCCATGTCTCCAAGTACTGGAGCGTGCCCATCGCCGCCGCGGTGGTGTGGCTGATCGTCGTCAAGGGCGACTACAAGACCGTGGAAAAAGTCTTCCTGGTCGCGTCGCTGTTCTACATCGCGTACATCGTGGCGGGCGTGCTCGCGGGGCCGAACTGGATCGAGGCGGCGAAGGCGACGGTGCGGCCGCCGACCACGGCGCTGAAAAATTCCGAGTACGTGTACTTCATCGTCGGCATCGTGGGCGCGACCATCGCGCCCTGGATGCAGTTCTACCTGCAGGCGTCGGTGGTCGAGAAGGGGACGACGGTGCGGCAGTATCGCGCGGTGTGGGCGGACGTGCTGGTGGGCTCGATCTTTGCGCCCATCGTGGCGTGGTTCATCATGGTGGCGTGTGCGGCGACGCTATTCACGCACGGGCAGTTCCATATCGCGGCGGCGGCGGACGCGGCGCAGGCCCTGCGGCCCCTGGCGGGTGACTGGGCGTACCTGCTGTTCGCGGCCGGTCTGTTCAACGCGTCGCTGTTCGCGGCCTCGATCCTGCCGCTCTCCACGGCGTACACGGTGTGCGAGGGCCTGGGGCTGGAGTCGGGCATCGACAAGAAGTTCCGCGAGGCGCCCGCCTTCTACTGGCTGTACACCTTCCTGATCGTGGCGGGCGCCGGCGTGATCCTCATCCCCGACTTCCCGCTGCTGAAGATCACGGTGCTCTCGCAGGTGCTGAACGGGATCCTGCTGCCGTTCGTGCTGATCTTCATGCTGCGGCTGGTGAACAAGGAATACCTGATGGGGAAGCACGTGAATTCGCGCTTCTACAACGTGATCGCGCTGGCGACGATCGTGATCATGATCGTGCTGTCGGGCGTGCTGCTGTTCATGGGTTTCGAGGCTTAA
- the lptF gene encoding LPS export ABC transporter permease LptF → MRIFTRYILKEVLAHGAIGVAVFTFVLFMGQVGKIMEVVVRNSAPLPSIAEVFLLGLPTALKFSIPMGVLVGILIGLSRLAADSEVTAMRAAGLGVGIFVRTIAIFAAAAWLFALVNQTFLLPRSAQQLSELQGRLKSTQAPFEVQPRVFYEDFHNYVLYVQDSSAAENAALWRGIFLADISTPGAPKITLADEGVVLPEGENKIRLHLSNGSQHETNPRDPGKYTITTFEETDIPIELPSDNTQQQRQTMSELSTADLLRLSHQPKFHWYLTEFHFRLALPTACLVLALVGIPLGLSSRKGGRSTGFVLTIVLVFLYYVVSLAGVELARQGKVAPVLGAWMANILFVLAGIALLFRVDRMPIEVGSFRVSFARMKQWLQRHGPATGESVMARRRTGIFGGRFPQILDDYILRDFLTYTGLILAAFVMLTLVFTFFEILGDVVKNKVPLVTVGEYLLNYTPAMIYLMAPMSVLIAVLITFGLLQKGNEITAMKATGISIYRLILPVLVIAACISAALFIFDHFYLPHTNKRQDQLWNTIKGKPAQTYLRPDRKWIFGQHSTIFYYEFWDPDQNRFGNISVFKFDPQTFAVTERIFAARAHWEDDLGTWVFEQGWKRDLRGAAIERFDRFDATTFPEVAEAPSYFKKEVRQSQEMDYFELRQYIHDLQQSGFDVGRLRVQLHRKFAFPLITFVMAVLAVPFALSTGRRGALAGVATAIGIAVIYWMTNGLFEAMGNVHQLPAALAAWAPDLIFGFAGGYLILKVHT, encoded by the coding sequence ATGCGGATCTTCACCCGCTACATCCTGAAAGAGGTCCTGGCGCACGGCGCCATCGGCGTCGCCGTGTTCACCTTCGTCCTCTTCATGGGACAAGTGGGCAAGATCATGGAGGTGGTGGTGCGCAACAGCGCGCCGCTGCCCAGTATCGCCGAGGTCTTTCTGCTCGGCCTGCCGACCGCGCTCAAGTTTTCCATCCCGATGGGCGTGCTGGTCGGCATCCTCATCGGGCTGAGCCGCCTCGCCGCCGACAGCGAGGTCACCGCGATGCGGGCCGCCGGCCTCGGCGTCGGCATCTTCGTGCGCACCATCGCCATCTTCGCGGCCGCCGCCTGGCTGTTCGCGCTCGTCAACCAGACGTTCCTCCTGCCACGCTCCGCGCAGCAGCTCTCCGAACTGCAGGGCCGCCTGAAATCCACCCAGGCGCCCTTCGAAGTCCAACCGCGCGTCTTCTACGAGGACTTCCACAACTACGTCCTTTACGTCCAGGATTCCTCCGCCGCGGAGAACGCCGCCCTGTGGCGCGGCATCTTCCTCGCCGACATCTCCACGCCCGGCGCGCCCAAGATCACCCTCGCGGACGAAGGCGTCGTCCTGCCCGAGGGCGAGAACAAGATCCGCCTGCACCTCTCCAACGGCTCGCAGCACGAGACCAACCCGCGCGATCCGGGCAAGTACACCATCACCACCTTTGAAGAGACCGACATCCCCATCGAGCTGCCGTCGGACAATACCCAGCAGCAGCGCCAGACCATGTCGGAGCTCTCCACCGCCGACCTGCTGCGGCTCTCGCACCAGCCCAAGTTCCACTGGTATCTGACCGAGTTCCACTTCCGGCTCGCGCTGCCCACGGCGTGCCTGGTGCTGGCGCTCGTCGGCATCCCGCTCGGCCTGTCTTCCCGGAAGGGCGGGCGCTCCACCGGGTTCGTCCTCACCATCGTGCTGGTCTTCCTTTACTACGTGGTCTCGCTCGCCGGGGTGGAGCTGGCGCGGCAGGGCAAGGTCGCGCCCGTCCTGGGCGCCTGGATGGCGAACATTCTTTTCGTGCTGGCCGGCATCGCGCTCCTGTTCCGCGTGGACCGCATGCCCATCGAGGTCGGCTCGTTCCGCGTCTCGTTCGCGCGCATGAAGCAGTGGCTGCAGCGGCACGGCCCCGCCACCGGCGAATCCGTCATGGCGCGCCGCCGCACCGGCATCTTCGGCGGCCGCTTCCCGCAGATCCTCGACGACTACATCCTGCGCGACTTCCTCACCTACACCGGCCTCATCCTTGCGGCTTTCGTCATGCTCACGCTGGTCTTCACCTTCTTCGAGATCCTGGGCGACGTGGTGAAGAACAAGGTCCCGCTCGTCACCGTGGGCGAGTACCTGCTGAACTACACGCCGGCGATGATCTACCTGATGGCGCCGATGTCGGTGCTCATCGCCGTGCTCATCACCTTCGGACTGCTGCAGAAGGGCAACGAGATCACCGCGATGAAGGCCACCGGCATCAGCATCTACCGCCTCATCCTGCCCGTCCTGGTGATCGCCGCCTGCATCTCGGCCGCGCTCTTCATCTTCGACCACTTCTACCTGCCGCACACCAACAAGCGCCAGGACCAGCTCTGGAACACCATCAAGGGCAAGCCCGCGCAGACCTACCTCCGCCCCGACCGCAAGTGGATCTTCGGACAGCACTCCACCATCTTCTATTACGAGTTCTGGGACCCCGATCAGAACCGCTTCGGCAACATCTCGGTCTTCAAGTTCGATCCCCAGACGTTCGCCGTGACCGAGCGCATCTTCGCCGCGCGCGCCCACTGGGAAGACGACCTGGGGACCTGGGTCTTCGAGCAGGGCTGGAAGCGCGACCTGCGCGGCGCCGCCATAGAGCGCTTCGACCGCTTCGACGCCACCACCTTCCCCGAAGTCGCCGAAGCGCCCAGCTACTTCAAGAAGGAAGTCCGGCAGTCCCAGGAGATGGATTACTTCGAGCTGCGGCAGTACATCCACGACCTGCAGCAGAGCGGTTTCGACGTCGGGCGGCTGCGCGTCCAGCTCCACCGCAAGTTCGCCTTCCCGCTCATCACCTTCGTGATGGCCGTGCTTGCCGTCCCGTTCGCGCTCTCCACCGGGCGCCGCGGCGCGCTCGCCGGCGTCGCCACCGCCATCGGCATCGCCGTCATCTACTGGATGACCAACGGCCTGTTCGAAGCCATGGGCAACGTCCACCAGCTCCCCGCCGCGCTCGCCGCCTGGGCCCCCGACCTCATCTTCGGATTCGCCGGCGGCTACCTCATCCTCAAGGTCCACACGTAA
- a CDS encoding glycoside hydrolase family 57 protein — protein sequence MPDIRVVFLWHMHQPFYKDLAGGEYRLPWVRLHALKDYYGMVKLLEEFPQVHQTFNLVPSLMAQIQDYAAGSARDPFFDVAAKPAKELTAEERRFALTYLFQANVNNLIGRYPRYRELYERFRGAGEDAAKAERYFTAQDLTDLQVLSQLAWFDEFFLEEGDVAALVAKGKDYSLDDQKLVCAQERERIGRVLPAYAAAAKAGAIELSTSPYYHPILPLLCDTDQGRVSSPGLPLPQQRFRHPEDARAQLVRGLELHEKTFGVRPRGAWPSEGSVSDEVMRIGHEAGLEWMATDEGVLGRSRGVNFARDGGGSLSRDLAAKLYSVWRFEQGATRMHLIFRDHPLSDLIGFVYSGMPPKEAAQHLIHHIKKAAQPVLDAGREAMVPIILDGENAWEYYPRSGREFLRYVYDGLSRDPQMQAVTVSEAIARQKEMPTLGALTPGSWINANFNVWIGAPEDNKAWNYLSAARERYSELEQSVAPEKRALAYEELLVAEGSDWNWWYGPEHHSANDRDFDELYRKHLSNVYQALGQPAPESLAQPIVRPEVRATFVPQTAFIHPQVDGDVGRYFDWIGAAMYTADRRSSAMHGKQFLLDGIHAGVDEQNFYARADFIGGSPPKGAVELKLHCASRDANGVVLKTVQVTVELAAGKLSGWRLASVAEDEESLLPGEAAQGMALGVHRTLECKLPLATLEAPAGGRIGFRCTIWREHLPVDALPAEGEIFVDVLSEAELAARA from the coding sequence ATGCCGGACATCCGGGTCGTGTTCCTGTGGCACATGCACCAGCCGTTCTACAAGGATCTGGCGGGCGGCGAGTACCGCCTGCCGTGGGTGCGGCTGCACGCGCTCAAGGATTACTACGGCATGGTGAAGCTGCTGGAGGAGTTTCCGCAGGTGCACCAGACCTTCAACCTGGTGCCGTCTCTGATGGCGCAGATCCAGGATTACGCGGCGGGCAGCGCGCGCGACCCGTTCTTCGACGTCGCGGCGAAGCCGGCCAAGGAGCTCACGGCGGAGGAGCGGCGCTTCGCGCTGACCTACCTGTTCCAGGCGAACGTGAACAACCTGATCGGGCGGTATCCGCGCTACCGCGAGCTGTACGAAAGATTCCGCGGCGCGGGCGAGGACGCCGCGAAAGCGGAGCGCTACTTCACGGCGCAGGACCTCACCGACCTCCAGGTGCTCTCGCAGCTGGCGTGGTTCGATGAGTTCTTCCTGGAAGAAGGCGACGTGGCGGCGCTGGTCGCGAAAGGGAAGGACTACTCGCTCGACGACCAGAAGCTCGTCTGCGCGCAGGAGCGTGAGCGGATCGGGCGGGTGCTGCCGGCGTACGCGGCGGCAGCGAAGGCCGGCGCCATCGAGCTCTCGACCTCGCCGTACTATCACCCCATCCTGCCGCTGCTGTGCGACACCGACCAGGGAAGGGTGTCGTCGCCCGGGCTGCCCCTGCCGCAACAGAGGTTCCGGCATCCGGAGGATGCGCGGGCGCAACTGGTGCGCGGGCTGGAGCTGCACGAGAAGACCTTCGGGGTGCGACCGCGCGGAGCGTGGCCGTCGGAGGGCTCGGTGTCGGACGAGGTGATGCGCATCGGGCACGAGGCCGGGCTGGAGTGGATGGCGACGGACGAGGGGGTGCTGGGGAGGTCGCGGGGCGTGAACTTCGCGCGCGACGGCGGCGGGTCGCTCTCGCGCGACTTGGCGGCAAAACTCTATTCGGTGTGGCGCTTCGAGCAGGGCGCCACGCGCATGCACCTGATCTTCCGGGACCATCCGCTGAGTGACCTGATCGGGTTCGTCTACTCGGGCATGCCGCCGAAAGAGGCCGCGCAGCACCTCATCCATCACATCAAGAAAGCGGCGCAACCGGTTCTGGATGCAGGACGAGAGGCCATGGTGCCCATCATCCTGGATGGCGAGAACGCCTGGGAGTACTACCCGCGTTCGGGGCGGGAATTCCTGCGCTACGTGTACGACGGGCTGAGCCGCGATCCGCAGATGCAGGCGGTGACGGTCAGCGAGGCCATCGCGCGGCAGAAGGAGATGCCGACGCTGGGCGCGCTGACGCCGGGCTCGTGGATCAACGCGAACTTCAACGTCTGGATCGGGGCGCCGGAAGACAACAAGGCATGGAACTACTTGAGCGCGGCGCGCGAGCGCTACAGCGAGCTGGAGCAGTCGGTGGCGCCGGAGAAGCGCGCGCTGGCCTACGAAGAGTTGCTCGTCGCCGAGGGTAGCGACTGGAACTGGTGGTATGGGCCGGAGCACCACTCGGCGAACGACCGCGACTTCGACGAGCTCTACCGCAAGCACCTGTCGAACGTGTACCAGGCGCTGGGACAGCCGGCGCCGGAATCGCTGGCGCAGCCCATCGTGCGTCCCGAGGTGCGGGCGACGTTCGTGCCGCAGACGGCGTTCATCCACCCCCAGGTGGATGGCGACGTGGGGCGGTATTTCGACTGGATCGGCGCGGCGATGTACACCGCCGACCGCAGGTCGTCCGCGATGCACGGAAAACAGTTCCTGCTGGATGGGATCCATGCCGGGGTGGATGAACAGAACTTCTACGCGCGGGCAGACTTCATCGGCGGCTCGCCGCCCAAGGGCGCGGTCGAGCTGAAGCTGCACTGCGCGAGCCGCGATGCGAATGGCGTGGTGCTGAAGACTGTGCAGGTGACGGTGGAGCTCGCCGCCGGGAAGCTGAGCGGGTGGCGGCTGGCGAGCGTCGCGGAGGACGAGGAGTCGCTGCTGCCGGGCGAGGCGGCGCAGGGGATGGCGCTCGGCGTCCATCGCACGTTGGAGTGCAAGCTGCCGCTCGCGACGCTGGAAGCGCCGGCGGGCGGGCGCATCGGCTTCCGGTGCACGATCTGGCGGGAGCATCTGCCGGTGGACGCACTGCCGGCGGAGGGCGAGATCTTTGTCGACGTGCTGAGCGAGGCGGAGCTGGCGGCGCGAGCGTAG
- a CDS encoding (deoxy)nucleoside triphosphate pyrophosphohydrolase — protein MKQVAAALILQQGKLLICQRTRHQPMPLKWEFPGGKIEQGEQPIDALRRELDEELGIDATVGDELVRIKHTYRNGGAVELRFFLVTDFVGEVENRIFKDVRWVVPAELPGYDFLEADVSLVNDLAAGKLL, from the coding sequence ATGAAGCAAGTGGCCGCCGCGCTCATCCTGCAGCAGGGCAAGCTGCTGATCTGCCAGCGCACCCGGCACCAGCCCATGCCGCTCAAGTGGGAGTTCCCGGGCGGCAAGATCGAGCAGGGCGAGCAGCCCATCGACGCGCTGCGCCGCGAGCTCGACGAGGAGCTCGGCATCGACGCCACCGTCGGCGACGAGCTGGTCCGCATCAAGCACACCTACCGCAATGGCGGCGCCGTCGAGTTGCGCTTCTTCTTGGTGACGGATTTCGTCGGCGAGGTGGAGAACCGCATCTTCAAGGACGTACGCTGGGTCGTACCCGCGGAGCTCCCCGGCTATGACTTCCTCGAGGCCGACGTGTCGCTCGTCAACGACCTCGCCGCCGGTAAGCTGCTTTAA